The Nocardioides panzhihuensis genome has a segment encoding these proteins:
- a CDS encoding FAD-dependent monooxygenase: MSVSRIARAALHRGRRAQRVTIIGAGIGGLTLAVELRRLGIDVEVYEAATDPRPSGDAVFLPANATRLLERIGIEPALGDASARVDGLIWRDGHTGAAIGRLLSAEGYAARTGAPGYGIGHADLHALLREAFGTDGLHLGHRVVGLADDGGGPAVLELVGGESVEADLVIGADGARSILRELVIGYDDAQFSGCLAWRGTVPRSRLTLLPDPDRLQLWLGADGHLMHHPVGGGDHAFLLVKRQTGPWAPEPWGWPADPDEHIHAYAGWHPAVVQMISAAPVSEHWALFHRPPLSTWSRGRVTLLGDAAHLALPHHCQGAAQAIEDAVVLAGCLAADDDWDRARTSYEVRRRDRTRRIQVAAVAAADVLHLPDGPRAQARNKRLGSPDAYDRHLAWIHEHDAAAGLPRP, translated from the coding sequence ATGTCAGTCAGCCGGATCGCTCGAGCGGCATTGCACAGGGGCCGACGCGCGCAGCGGGTCACGATCATCGGAGCCGGCATAGGCGGACTGACGCTCGCCGTCGAGCTGCGCCGCTTGGGCATCGACGTCGAGGTGTACGAGGCCGCGACCGATCCGCGACCGAGCGGCGACGCCGTCTTCCTCCCGGCCAACGCGACCCGGCTCCTCGAGCGCATCGGCATCGAGCCCGCTCTCGGTGACGCCTCGGCGAGAGTCGACGGACTGATCTGGCGCGACGGTCACACCGGTGCCGCGATCGGCCGGCTGCTCTCCGCCGAGGGCTACGCCGCTCGCACCGGCGCGCCCGGGTACGGCATCGGTCACGCCGACCTGCACGCGCTCCTGCGCGAGGCGTTCGGCACCGACGGGCTCCACCTCGGCCACCGCGTGGTCGGTCTCGCCGACGACGGAGGCGGGCCGGCCGTGCTGGAGCTCGTCGGCGGCGAGTCGGTCGAGGCAGATCTGGTCATCGGCGCCGACGGCGCCCGCTCGATCCTGCGCGAGCTCGTCATCGGCTACGACGACGCCCAGTTCTCCGGCTGCCTCGCCTGGCGCGGGACCGTCCCGCGCTCGCGGCTCACCCTGCTCCCCGATCCCGACCGGCTGCAGCTGTGGCTCGGCGCCGACGGCCATCTGATGCACCATCCGGTCGGCGGCGGCGACCATGCCTTCCTCCTGGTCAAGCGACAGACCGGGCCCTGGGCCCCGGAGCCGTGGGGCTGGCCGGCCGACCCGGACGAGCACATCCACGCGTACGCCGGCTGGCATCCCGCCGTGGTCCAGATGATCTCTGCGGCGCCGGTCTCCGAGCACTGGGCGCTCTTCCACCGGCCACCCCTGTCCACCTGGTCGCGCGGCAGGGTCACGCTCTTGGGGGATGCCGCTCACCTGGCGCTCCCCCACCACTGCCAAGGTGCCGCCCAGGCGATCGAGGACGCCGTCGTCCTCGCCGGCTGCCTCGCTGCCGATGACGACTGGGATCGTGCCCGAACCAGCTATGAGGTACGCCGCCGCGACCGCACCCGCCGGATCCAGGTCGCCGCCGTGGCTGCTGCCGACGTCCTCCACCTGCCCGACGGCCCACGCGCCCAGGCCCGCAACAAGCGGCTCGGGTCACCTGACGCCTACGACCGCCATCTCGCCTGGATCCACGAGCACGACGCCGCGGCCGGCCTCCCCCGCCCGTAA
- a CDS encoding response regulator — translation MNSLEASPDSPIKIKVGIVDDDPLVRSALGLMLGGQADIEVVGEATDGQEALTLVRTAAPDVVLMDIRMPRVNGLEATRRVLAEAKPPHVIVLTTFGADEYVVDALAAGADGFLLKDTPPPEIVAAIRTVMVGEAILSPRATRTLITRLRAEPTGERAAAAVRRLDTLTEREHEVALAVGRGLSNAEIAKELYLSIPTVKAHVSRLFDKLGATNRVQIAITVHDAGLV, via the coding sequence GTGAACAGCCTAGAGGCCAGCCCGGACAGCCCGATCAAGATCAAGGTGGGGATCGTCGACGACGACCCGCTCGTGCGTTCAGCCCTCGGCCTGATGCTCGGCGGTCAGGCCGACATCGAGGTCGTCGGCGAGGCGACCGACGGCCAGGAGGCGCTCACCCTGGTCCGTACGGCCGCCCCTGATGTGGTGCTGATGGACATCCGGATGCCGCGGGTCAACGGGCTCGAGGCGACCCGTCGGGTGCTGGCCGAGGCCAAACCTCCGCACGTGATCGTGCTGACCACCTTCGGCGCCGACGAGTACGTCGTAGACGCGCTCGCCGCAGGCGCCGACGGGTTCCTCCTCAAGGACACTCCTCCGCCCGAGATCGTCGCCGCGATCCGTACGGTCATGGTCGGGGAGGCGATCCTCTCCCCCAGGGCCACGCGCACCCTGATCACCCGGCTCCGAGCCGAGCCGACCGGTGAGCGCGCCGCTGCCGCCGTACGCCGGCTCGACACCCTCACCGAGCGTGAGCACGAGGTCGCGCTCGCTGTCGGGCGCGGGCTGAGCAACGCCGAGATCGCCAAGGAGCTCTACCTCTCGATCCCGACCGTCAAGGCGCACGTCTCCCGTCTCTTCGACAAGCTCGGCGCCACCAACCGCGTCCAGATCGCGATCACGGTCCACGACGCCGGGTTGGTCTAG
- a CDS encoding ABC transporter ATP-binding protein: protein MIKVEGLTRVYGTFTAVDDVSFTAEAGKVTGFLGPNGAGKSTTMRIMVGLTNATRGRATIDGSLYADLPNPGRHVGVLLDASAQHDGRTGREVLTLAAMTMGLPKSRVDEMLELVSLTPAESKRRIKNYSLGMKQRLGIAHALIGDPKVLILDEPANGLDPAGIRWMRGLLKEYADRGGTVLLSSHLLHEVEQIADELILIGNGRIVAQGTKDTILTGQGAAGQALVTSLDNEALTVALKAKGYSVEPVGTGMRVSAAPAEVGKAALEANVVLTDLRDGGAGLEDIFLQLTAETQRESTAQIHAEGASA, encoded by the coding sequence ATGATCAAAGTCGAAGGACTGACGAGGGTCTACGGGACCTTCACCGCGGTCGACGACGTGTCGTTCACCGCCGAGGCCGGCAAAGTCACCGGCTTCCTCGGACCGAACGGCGCGGGTAAGTCGACCACCATGCGCATCATGGTCGGCCTGACCAACGCAACACGTGGTCGGGCAACGATCGACGGCAGCCTCTATGCCGACCTCCCCAACCCGGGCCGCCACGTCGGTGTGCTGCTCGACGCCAGCGCTCAGCACGACGGCCGCACCGGCCGCGAGGTGCTCACGCTCGCCGCGATGACGATGGGCCTGCCCAAGTCGCGCGTCGACGAGATGCTCGAGCTGGTCTCACTGACGCCGGCGGAGTCCAAGCGCCGCATCAAGAACTACTCCCTGGGCATGAAGCAGCGTCTGGGCATCGCGCACGCGCTGATCGGCGACCCCAAGGTGCTGATCCTGGACGAGCCGGCCAACGGTCTCGACCCGGCCGGCATCCGCTGGATGCGTGGCCTGCTGAAGGAGTACGCCGACCGCGGCGGCACCGTCCTGCTCTCGTCCCACCTGCTGCACGAGGTCGAGCAGATCGCCGACGAGCTGATCCTCATCGGCAACGGCCGCATCGTCGCCCAGGGCACCAAGGACACGATCCTGACCGGCCAGGGCGCCGCAGGCCAGGCGCTGGTCACCTCCCTGGACAACGAGGCGCTCACCGTCGCGCTCAAGGCCAAGGGCTACAGCGTCGAGCCGGTCGGCACCGGCATGCGCGTCTCCGCCGCGCCTGCTGAGGTCGGCAAGGCAGCGCTGGAGGCCAATGTCGTGCTCACCGATCTTCGTGACGGCGGCGCCGGGCTCGAGGACATCTTCCTGCAGCTCACCGCGGAAACCCAGCGCGAGAGCACCGCCCAGATCCACGCCGAAGGAGCCTCCGCATGA
- a CDS encoding MBL fold metallo-hydrolase translates to MTSGMRLTIIGCSGSYPGPDSPASCYLVEADDSTGRTWRIVLDMGNGALGVLQRYVDPLLIDAVLISHLHADHCVDMTSYYVLRKWHPTGPQPPIPVYGPKGTGRRLAKAYDLPKRPGMREEFAFSTYTGQINLGPFVITPTAVEHPVDAYGLRIEANGKVIGYSGDTAETEALLDIAADADLFLCEAAFRDGVDNPPGVHITGVHAGEYATKARAKKLIVTHVPPWHDSADAVREARSAYEGPIELAATGAVYEV, encoded by the coding sequence ATGACCTCCGGGATGCGGCTGACCATCATCGGGTGCTCGGGCTCCTATCCCGGACCCGACAGCCCGGCCTCCTGCTATCTCGTCGAGGCCGACGACTCGACGGGTCGGACTTGGCGGATCGTGCTCGACATGGGCAACGGCGCGCTCGGTGTTCTGCAGCGCTACGTCGACCCGCTGCTGATCGACGCGGTCCTGATCTCCCACCTGCACGCCGACCACTGTGTCGACATGACCTCCTACTACGTCCTACGCAAGTGGCACCCGACCGGCCCGCAGCCGCCGATCCCGGTCTACGGCCCCAAGGGCACCGGCCGCCGGTTGGCGAAGGCCTACGACCTGCCCAAGCGCCCCGGGATGCGCGAGGAGTTCGCGTTCTCGACCTACACCGGGCAGATCAACCTCGGGCCGTTCGTGATCACCCCGACCGCCGTGGAGCATCCGGTCGATGCGTACGGGCTCCGGATCGAGGCGAACGGCAAGGTCATCGGCTACAGCGGTGACACCGCCGAGACCGAGGCGCTCCTCGACATCGCCGCGGACGCCGACCTGTTCCTGTGCGAGGCCGCCTTCCGCGACGGCGTCGACAACCCGCCCGGCGTGCACATCACCGGCGTCCACGCGGGCGAGTACGCCACCAAGGCCCGGGCCAAGAAGCTGATCGTCACCCACGTCCCGCCCTGGCACGACTCCGCCGACGCCGTGCGCGAGGCCCGCTCGGCATACGAGGGGCCGATCGAGCTGGCGGCCACGGGGGCCGTCTACGAGGTCTGA
- the murI gene encoding glutamate racemase: MQSVSSLGSPSPLGSAQPDRDAPIGIFDSGFGGLTVARSVIDQLAHESILYVGDTARAPYGPKPIAEVREYALECLDHLVEQGVKALVIACNSASAAMLRDARERYRPLPVVEVILPATRRAVAASRTGRIGVICTRATAESMAYDDAFAAAPHVSLHTRACPRFVPFVEAGTTGGEELLAAAHEYLDPLTSAGVDTLILGCTHYPLLTGVISYVMGDNVTLVSSAEESAKDVYRVLAENDLMREGGEPTYTFLTTGNPAEFKAIGARFLGPELAAAQQFAGGMG, from the coding sequence GTGCAGTCCGTCTCGTCCCTGGGTTCGCCCTCGCCCCTGGGTTCAGCCCAGCCCGATCGCGACGCCCCGATCGGGATCTTCGACTCGGGCTTCGGCGGTCTCACGGTGGCGCGGTCCGTGATCGACCAGCTCGCCCACGAGTCGATCCTCTACGTCGGCGACACCGCCCGCGCCCCCTACGGTCCCAAGCCGATCGCCGAGGTCCGCGAGTATGCCCTCGAGTGCCTCGACCACCTCGTCGAGCAGGGCGTGAAAGCCCTGGTCATCGCCTGCAACTCCGCCTCGGCGGCGATGCTGCGCGACGCCCGTGAGCGCTACCGGCCGCTGCCAGTGGTCGAGGTCATCCTGCCCGCCACCCGTCGCGCCGTCGCCGCCTCCCGCACCGGTCGGATCGGGGTCATCTGCACCCGTGCGACGGCCGAGTCGATGGCGTACGACGACGCCTTCGCCGCCGCGCCGCACGTCTCGCTGCACACCCGGGCCTGTCCTCGGTTCGTGCCCTTCGTCGAGGCCGGCACCACGGGAGGCGAGGAGCTTCTCGCCGCAGCGCACGAGTACCTGGATCCGCTGACCAGCGCCGGGGTCGACACGCTGATCCTCGGATGCACCCACTATCCGCTCCTGACTGGTGTGATCTCTTATGTGATGGGCGACAACGTGACGTTGGTCAGCAGCGCCGAGGAGTCGGCGAAGGACGTCTACCGCGTCCTCGCCGAGAACGACCTGATGCGCGAGGGCGGGGAGCCGACCTACACGTTCCTCACCACCGGCAACCCGGCCGAGTTCAAGGCGATCGGCGCCCGGTTCCTCGGCCCGGAGCTCGCGGCCGCGCAGCAGTTCGCCGGAGGCATGGGATGA
- a CDS encoding alkaline phosphatase family protein has product MRRLFPLVSVGVFIAVVLVVALTALPDGADREEREPSQVDRKVLAISIDGLNPDALARLGQAKTPNIHRLVDEGASTLNARTAYEKNITLPNHTGMVTGDPIDLDDGGHGVTWNVGDPSRSIAATEDSVFTVAHDAGLSTGVFVTKQKFELWQRAWEDDIDLFAAVDDHDRLVSEAAKDLAAEQRDLTFVHLSLPDVAGHASGGMSPEYLSAVEESDVQVGRLLDVIDADPGLEKELDVILTADHGFRAGITNHSEKVYENYRIPFIVWGPDAGAGEDLYRLNADDYRDPGKGRPGYEGPQPVRNADLGNLALDLLGLGPIETSDIGKEQTLDVK; this is encoded by the coding sequence GTGCGTCGCCTCTTCCCGCTCGTCTCCGTCGGTGTCTTCATCGCCGTCGTGCTCGTCGTGGCGCTCACCGCGCTGCCCGACGGTGCCGACCGCGAGGAGCGTGAGCCCAGCCAGGTCGACCGGAAGGTGCTCGCGATCTCGATCGACGGGTTGAACCCGGACGCGCTCGCGAGGCTCGGGCAGGCGAAGACGCCCAACATCCACCGGCTGGTCGACGAGGGCGCCTCGACGCTCAATGCCCGCACGGCCTACGAGAAGAACATCACCCTGCCCAACCACACCGGGATGGTCACCGGCGACCCGATCGACCTCGACGACGGCGGCCACGGGGTCACCTGGAACGTCGGCGACCCGTCGAGGTCGATCGCGGCGACGGAGGACTCGGTGTTCACCGTCGCCCACGACGCCGGGCTCAGCACCGGGGTCTTCGTGACCAAGCAGAAGTTCGAGCTGTGGCAGCGCGCCTGGGAGGACGACATCGACCTCTTCGCGGCCGTGGACGACCACGACCGGCTGGTCTCGGAGGCCGCGAAGGACCTGGCCGCCGAGCAGCGGGACCTCACCTTCGTACATCTGTCGCTTCCCGACGTCGCCGGCCATGCCTCGGGTGGGATGTCGCCGGAATACCTGAGCGCCGTCGAGGAGTCCGATGTGCAGGTCGGCCGGCTCCTCGATGTCATCGACGCCGACCCGGGCCTCGAGAAGGAGCTGGACGTCATCCTGACCGCCGACCACGGCTTCAGAGCCGGGATCACCAACCACTCCGAGAAGGTCTACGAGAACTACCGGATCCCGTTCATCGTCTGGGGTCCCGACGCCGGGGCCGGCGAGGACCTCTACCGGCTCAACGCCGACGACTACCGCGATCCGGGCAAGGGGCGTCCCGGGTACGAAGGCCCTCAGCCCGTACGCAACGCCGACCTCGGCAACCTGGCCCTGGACCTCCTCGGCCTCGGCCCCATCGAGACCAGCGACATCGGCAAAGAGCAGACACTCGACGTGAAGTGA
- the rph gene encoding ribonuclease PH: MTNRADGRADDELRPIKITRNWLDHAAGSVLIEFGKTRVLCAASASEGVPRWRKGSGLGWVTAEYAMLPAATHERSSRESVKGKIGGRTHEISRLVGRSLRAVIDYKALGENTINIDCDVLQADGGTRTAAITGAYVALADAVASLGVSKALTGSVAAISVGIIDGAPRLDLPYEEDVRAETDMNIVMTGEGKFVEVQGTAEGVAFDRAELDALLVLGEKGCADLTKLQEAALAG, from the coding sequence GTGACGAATCGAGCAGACGGGCGCGCCGACGACGAGCTGCGCCCCATCAAGATCACCCGCAACTGGCTCGACCACGCGGCCGGTTCCGTCCTCATCGAGTTCGGCAAGACCCGCGTCCTGTGCGCCGCCTCTGCCTCCGAGGGCGTGCCGCGCTGGCGCAAGGGCTCCGGGCTGGGCTGGGTGACGGCGGAGTACGCGATGCTCCCGGCCGCCACCCACGAGCGCTCCTCGCGCGAGTCGGTGAAGGGCAAGATCGGCGGACGTACCCACGAGATCTCCCGCCTGGTCGGGCGCTCGCTGCGCGCCGTGATCGACTACAAGGCGCTGGGCGAGAACACGATCAACATCGACTGCGACGTGCTGCAGGCCGACGGTGGGACGCGCACCGCCGCGATCACCGGTGCCTACGTCGCCCTCGCAGACGCGGTCGCCTCGCTGGGCGTCTCGAAGGCGCTGACCGGCTCCGTCGCGGCGATCTCGGTCGGGATCATCGACGGCGCGCCGCGGCTCGACCTGCCCTACGAGGAGGATGTCCGCGCCGAGACCGACATGAACATCGTGATGACCGGCGAGGGCAAGTTCGTCGAGGTCCAGGGCACCGCCGAGGGCGTCGCCTTCGACCGCGCCGAGCTCGACGCCCTGCTGGTGCTGGGCGAGAAGGGCTGCGCCGACCTGACCAAGCTGCAGGAGGCCGCACTTGCCGGCTGA
- a CDS encoding ABC transporter permease, which translates to MSAVSVAPSTPMPTATKVPFGRLVLVEWRKMTDTRAGRVMLMITGGLIALVAAVILLITALADMTALPAYTWMSALSFPVSLLVPVLAIMIVTQEWGQRTHMVTFTLEPSRLKIVFAKLVAVFVLGVVTMAIAVGIGAIGTVAGAAIAGSEANWNVTGEALAWTLATQVLYLLMGFGFAMLLLNTPAALVIYYGYTLILEASVFSALYFIFDWAQNIFPWISMQVAMMPFIAGNEMEAAGVTVEDGALGYARLFTSIALWVGLPLVLGTMRVLKSELK; encoded by the coding sequence ATGAGCGCCGTATCCGTAGCGCCGTCGACCCCGATGCCCACCGCCACCAAGGTGCCGTTCGGCCGCCTGGTGCTGGTCGAGTGGCGAAAGATGACCGACACCCGCGCCGGCCGCGTCATGCTGATGATCACCGGCGGGCTGATCGCCCTGGTCGCCGCCGTCATCCTGCTCATCACGGCGCTGGCCGACATGACCGCGCTGCCCGCCTACACCTGGATGAGCGCGCTCTCCTTCCCGGTGTCGCTGCTGGTGCCGGTGCTGGCGATCATGATCGTGACCCAGGAGTGGGGCCAGCGCACCCACATGGTCACCTTCACCCTCGAGCCGAGCCGGCTCAAGATCGTGTTCGCGAAGCTCGTCGCGGTCTTCGTCCTCGGTGTCGTGACCATGGCCATCGCCGTCGGCATCGGAGCGATCGGGACCGTGGCCGGCGCGGCGATCGCCGGGTCGGAGGCGAACTGGAACGTCACCGGCGAGGCGCTTGCCTGGACCCTGGCGACGCAGGTTCTCTACCTGCTCATGGGCTTCGGCTTCGCGATGCTGCTGCTCAACACCCCGGCCGCGCTGGTCATCTACTACGGCTACACGCTGATCCTGGAGGCCTCGGTCTTCAGCGCCCTCTACTTCATCTTCGACTGGGCGCAGAACATCTTCCCGTGGATCTCGATGCAGGTCGCGATGATGCCGTTCATCGCAGGCAACGAGATGGAGGCGGCTGGAGTCACCGTCGAGGACGGGGCGCTCGGATACGCCAGGCTCTTCACCTCGATCGCGCTGTGGGTCGGGCTGCCGCTGGTGCTCGGCACGATGCGGGTCCTCAAGTCCGAGCTGAAGTAG
- a CDS encoding PLP-dependent cysteine synthase family protein, with translation MRYDNLLASVGGTPLVGLPRLSPSPDVRLWAKLEDRNPTGSIKDRPALRMVEEAEKDGRLRPGCTILEPTSGNTGISLAMAAKLKGYRIVCVMPENTSEERRQLLRMWGAEIVSSPAAGGSNEAVRVAKRLAVEHPDWVMLYQYGNSANALAHEEGTGPELLADLPSVTHFVAGLGTTGTLMGVGRFFRSAKPDVRIVAAEPRYGELVYGLRNLDEGFVPELYDASLIDARFSVGPRDAVRRVRELLELEGIFAGISTGAILHAALAQAAKSLEAGEKADIAFVVADGGWKYLSTGAYEGTIDDAEEGLEGQLWA, from the coding sequence ATGCGCTACGACAACCTGCTGGCGTCGGTCGGGGGCACCCCGCTGGTGGGCCTGCCCCGCCTCTCGCCATCGCCCGACGTACGGCTGTGGGCCAAGCTCGAGGACCGCAATCCGACCGGCTCGATCAAGGACCGCCCGGCTCTCCGGATGGTCGAGGAGGCCGAGAAGGACGGACGGCTCCGTCCCGGCTGCACGATCCTCGAGCCGACCTCGGGCAACACCGGGATCTCGCTGGCCATGGCGGCCAAGCTCAAGGGCTACCGGATCGTGTGCGTGATGCCGGAGAACACCTCCGAGGAGCGGCGCCAGCTGCTGCGGATGTGGGGTGCCGAGATCGTCTCCTCGCCCGCCGCCGGTGGTTCCAACGAGGCCGTCCGGGTCGCCAAGCGCCTGGCCGTAGAGCACCCCGACTGGGTGATGCTCTACCAGTACGGCAACTCCGCCAACGCGCTCGCGCACGAGGAGGGCACCGGCCCCGAGCTGCTGGCCGACCTGCCCTCCGTCACCCACTTCGTCGCAGGCCTGGGCACGACCGGCACGCTCATGGGCGTCGGTCGCTTCTTCCGCTCAGCCAAGCCGGACGTACGCATCGTGGCCGCCGAGCCGCGCTACGGCGAGCTCGTCTACGGCCTGCGCAACCTGGACGAGGGCTTCGTCCCCGAGCTGTACGACGCGTCCCTGATCGACGCCCGCTTCTCCGTCGGCCCTCGGGACGCTGTACGCCGCGTCCGCGAGCTCCTCGAGCTGGAGGGCATCTTCGCCGGCATCTCCACCGGCGCCATCCTGCATGCCGCCCTCGCTCAGGCCGCCAAGTCCCTCGAGGCCGGCGAGAAGGCCGACATCGCCTTCGTCGTCGCCGACGGGGGCTGGAAGTACCTCTCCACCGGGGCGTACGAGGGCACCATCGACGACGCCGAGGAGGGCCTCGAGGGCCAGCTCTGGGCCTGA
- a CDS encoding ABC transporter ATP-binding protein — MHQEREPAVVVDGLRKTYGEKVAVDEISLIVHEGEIFGILGPNGAGKSTTVEAIAGLRVGDRGRIRVHGIDPWTDRAALTEVLGVQLQEAKLQPKITVQEALELWSAFYPDPEPWAPLAERLGLGTHLSQRFEDLSGGQQQRLSIALALIGRPRVVVLDELTTGLDPRARREVWDLVRDVRDRGVTVILVTHSMEEAQTLCDRIAIVDAGRIRALDTPAGLIDAGTAATITTFDTSAAIDLVSLREMDGVTAAYSANGTVTVEGAEGVALAVIEALRMQGVSPQRLRVAAGSLDSAYLDLTDTPQEITR, encoded by the coding sequence ATGCATCAGGAGCGAGAACCAGCGGTCGTCGTGGACGGCCTGCGCAAGACATACGGCGAGAAGGTGGCGGTCGACGAGATCAGCCTGATCGTCCACGAAGGCGAGATCTTCGGGATCCTCGGCCCCAACGGGGCCGGCAAGAGCACGACCGTCGAGGCGATCGCCGGCCTACGGGTCGGCGACCGGGGCCGGATCCGGGTCCACGGCATCGACCCGTGGACCGACCGCGCCGCCCTCACCGAGGTGCTCGGCGTGCAACTCCAGGAGGCGAAGCTGCAGCCGAAGATCACGGTCCAGGAGGCCCTGGAGCTGTGGAGCGCCTTCTACCCCGACCCCGAGCCTTGGGCGCCGCTGGCCGAGCGGCTGGGGCTCGGTACTCACCTGAGCCAGCGGTTCGAGGACCTCTCCGGTGGCCAGCAGCAACGGCTCTCGATCGCGCTGGCGCTGATCGGCCGGCCGCGGGTCGTCGTGCTCGACGAGCTCACCACCGGTCTCGACCCGCGGGCGCGTCGCGAGGTGTGGGACCTGGTGCGGGACGTACGTGACCGGGGCGTGACCGTCATCCTGGTCACCCACTCCATGGAGGAGGCGCAGACGCTCTGCGACCGGATCGCGATCGTCGATGCCGGCCGGATCCGTGCCCTCGACACCCCGGCGGGGCTCATCGACGCAGGCACGGCCGCCACGATCACCACCTTCGACACCTCGGCCGCGATCGACCTGGTCTCCCTGCGCGAGATGGACGGCGTCACCGCCGCGTACAGCGCCAACGGCACCGTCACCGTCGAGGGCGCCGAGGGAGTGGCACTCGCCGTCATCGAGGCGTTGCGTATGCAAGGGGTGTCCCCTCAGCGACTCCGCGTTGCTGCCGGAAGCCTCGACTCCGCCTACCTCGACCTCACCGACACCCCGCAGGAGATCACGCGATGA
- a CDS encoding sensor histidine kinase has protein sequence MQQRSPDDYQPRLSLWGHVWRYLAALGISALGLTSSVGGWPDWRFGLDLGLGLISLVLVFWRRRWPVTITTIVTIASAFSILAAGASALALVSLATRRRWREIIPVSLLSFAAGMFWFGVMDSSTPSIGPSAFAMWGLNIGLSVVIIAAMVAWGMYIGSRRELIAALRLRAETAEAEQALRVAQARETERRRIAREMHDVLAHRISHIAMQAGALAYREDLSGDQLRTEVSTIRDGAHRALEDLRTVLGVLRGNGEDPETAPQPTYADLGRLVEETRAGGMNITMEDDVDGSPPEAVGRSIYRVVQEGITNARKHAPGAALKVSLRGSEEHGIDVLLRNRLGFDSNTPGSGLGLIGLTERVDLAGGRLTHRTEKDVFILEAWLPWGQ, from the coding sequence GTGCAACAACGCTCGCCCGACGACTATCAGCCGCGCCTGAGTCTGTGGGGACACGTCTGGCGCTATCTCGCGGCGCTGGGAATCAGTGCGCTCGGGTTGACCAGCAGCGTCGGCGGCTGGCCGGACTGGCGTTTCGGGCTCGACCTCGGCCTCGGCCTCATCAGCCTGGTCCTGGTCTTCTGGCGGCGTCGCTGGCCGGTCACGATCACCACCATCGTCACCATCGCCAGCGCATTCTCGATCCTCGCAGCGGGTGCGTCCGCCCTCGCCCTGGTCTCGCTGGCGACGCGGCGGCGCTGGCGCGAGATCATCCCCGTCTCGCTGCTCAGCTTCGCGGCCGGGATGTTCTGGTTCGGCGTGATGGACTCCTCCACCCCCTCGATCGGACCCTCGGCGTTCGCGATGTGGGGACTCAACATCGGTCTCAGCGTGGTGATCATCGCGGCGATGGTCGCCTGGGGCATGTACATCGGCTCGCGGCGCGAGCTGATCGCCGCGCTCCGGCTCCGCGCCGAGACCGCCGAGGCCGAGCAGGCGCTGCGTGTCGCCCAGGCGCGCGAGACCGAGCGGCGGCGGATCGCTCGCGAGATGCACGACGTGCTCGCCCACCGGATCTCCCACATCGCGATGCAGGCGGGGGCGCTCGCCTACCGCGAGGACCTCTCCGGCGACCAGCTCCGGACCGAGGTGAGCACCATCCGCGACGGCGCCCACCGGGCGCTCGAGGACCTTCGTACCGTCCTCGGGGTGCTCCGCGGCAACGGCGAGGATCCCGAGACCGCGCCCCAGCCGACGTACGCAGATCTCGGCCGTCTCGTCGAGGAGACTCGTGCCGGCGGCATGAACATCACCATGGAGGACGACGTCGATGGATCCCCGCCGGAGGCGGTCGGGCGCTCGATCTACCGGGTCGTGCAGGAGGGCATCACCAACGCCCGCAAGCATGCGCCCGGCGCGGCCCTGAAGGTGTCGTTGCGGGGCTCCGAGGAGCACGGGATCGACGTGCTGCTGCGCAACCGGCTCGGCTTCGACTCCAACACTCCCGGCTCCGGCCTCGGCCTCATCGGGCTCACCGAACGCGTCGACCTCGCCGGCGGTCGGCTCACGCACCGCACGGAAAAGGATGTCTTCATCCTCGAAGCCTGGCTACCGTGGGGCCAGTGA